A single window of Colletes latitarsis isolate SP2378_abdomen chromosome 4, iyColLati1, whole genome shotgun sequence DNA harbors:
- the Hsp90 gene encoding LOW QUALITY PROTEIN: heat shock protein 90 (The sequence of the model RefSeq protein was modified relative to this genomic sequence to represent the inferred CDS: inserted 5 bases in 4 codons; substituted 3 bases at 3 genomic stop codons), whose product MILDMFSMSSFPITTQIVNFIENEKQKSNIESYASKAFIMDNCDDPISEYLNFIKIMKXNFIKKYLEFFEELSEDKKNYNKCYQQFSKTLKVYIHEMNSQNRXYTSASGDEMCSLKDYVGKMKENQKHIFXNSSFVERVQKRGFEVAYVTKSIYEYVVXXLYKFDDKQLVFVIKEGLELPEDEEDKVKFXNFCEVMKNISKQEGEILVTSQFEWIYYGLEINPYRPIIENMRKSIETDKYDKYINDVVILXFETELLSFGFVVEDLIVDTSGIYRMIKFGPGFDNEETLNVENEKMGEEISSSEIDTKEVPKMEKVD is encoded by the exons ATGATTTTAGATATGTTCAGCATGTCATCATTTCCGATTACTACACAAAT TGTTAATTTCATTGAGAATGAAAAACAGAAAAGTAACATCGAGTCGTATGCAAGTAAAGCCTTTATTATGGACAATTGTGATGATCCTATTTCAGAATATCTCAACTTCAttaaaattatga acaattttattaagAAATACTTAGAATTCTTTGAAGAATTGTCAGAAGATAAAAAGAACTACAACAAATGTTATCAACAATTTAGTAAAACTTTGAAAGTATATATTCATGAAATGAATAGTCAAAATA ATTACACATCCGCCTCTGGAGATGAAATGTGTTCACTGAAAGATTACGTTGGCAAAATGAAAGAAAATCAGAAACATATCTT TAATAGTTCATTTGTAGAAAGGGTTCAGAAACGTGGCTTTGAAGTAGCATACGTAACAAAATCTATTTATGAGTATGTTGTATAGTAACTATACAAATTTGATGACAAACAGTtggtttttgtaataaaagaagGGTTAGAACTTCCAGAAGATGAGGAAGATAAAGTTAAATTTTAAAACTTCTGTGAAGTCATGAAAAACATTTctaaacaagaaggtgaaatatTGGTCACATCCCAGTTTGAATGGATATACTATGGATTAGAAATCAATCCATATCGTCCGATTATAGAAAATATGAGGAAGAgtattgaaacagacaaatacgataaatatataaatgatGTGGTTATAC AGTTTGAAACAGAGCTATTATCTTTTGGTTTTGTAGTTGAAGACTTAATAGTAGATACATCCGGAATTTACAGAATGATTAAATTTGGTCCTGGCTTTGACAATGAAGAAACACTAAATGTAGAAAATGAGAAGATGGGTGAAGAAATTTCTTCGTCAGAAATTGACACAAAAGAAGTACCCAAGATGGAAAAAGTAGATTAA